ACGGCACGAGACCGCGCGAGGTATGGCTTGCGTCCTGATGGAGGTCCTCGCACCGGCATTTGGCCGCCGCCTTGATCGGTGAGCGATCTGACGGCTCTGGGCGTCGGGTCGAGAAGCGCACGCTTAGCGGGCGCAGGATCTTCTTGCCATCGGCGACGGGAGCCTTGCCGCCTACGCCGCCGCGAAGACGGTGCCCGACGACCCAGGCTCGGCGGCCTCGGCCAGGAGCTGGCCGGGCCCCGCGCCGCAGGCGTGCACTACCTCGACGCCCGGCGGCGAGGGCGCCCAGCGCCTCCAGCCCCGGGATCAGGCCGCCGGAGATCACGCCCTCGGCGGTGAGCCGGTCGGCATTCGTTGACTGTTCGGGACCGGCGCTCCAGCTTGAATTCAGTGCCCGCGAAGATGTCGGAGAGAAAGAAGGCAGCCCTTCGGGAAGCCGTGTACGAGCTCCTCTCCCGGGTTATTCCCGTGGTTGGCGAGGGCGGTAGCATTCCATTGCGATCCGTCGCCGAAACGATCGCTGGCGAGAAAATAGGAAACAGTGTCAAGGACGCTCTTGACGCACGCGGGAAGATCTCGTTCGAGCCCGGGAAAGCTGGAAAAGCCAAGTTCGAAAACACCGGGAAGGCGATGACCTTGGGCCTGAAGACGTTCAAGCTCAAGGTTCCCGAGCGGCTCAGCGGCTGGGCGGAAGTGCTCGACGACGACCAGGGGGTGGTGCTGCACTTCGACAAGGATCACACGCTCTCGGCCTGCAAGGGGCCAGTCTGCGCCGATGTCGAGGCCATCGAGCTCACGAAGAAGCGCATCTTCGTCGATCTGGAGGGTAAGGCGTTCGACCGGTCTTTCGATTTGGAGGCGAAGGAAGGCGAGCGAGAGGCGAAGGCTTCCCGGGAGGAAGAAGAAGAAGAGGAAGAAGAAGAGGAAGAAGAAGAGGAGCCCGCCAGCCGGGAAGAAGATCGGCCCACTAGGGACGCGAAAGTCGCCGCTCGAAAGGACAGGCGTGTCGAGGCGTCGGCCCGGAAGGACGAGAAGCCAACGGGTGGGGCGAACGCTGCCTTGCGCAGCGCCGTTCACGACGCGTGGTCGAACATCCAGTCCGGCGTAGGGCAAACCCTCCAATCCGCGGCCGAGTCGCAATGGGCGGCGAAGCAAGCCGCGCACAAGGCAGCTCGGGACGCAAAGACCAACGTCCAGTCTGGTGTTGGGCAGACGCGCAAGTCTGCTGCCGAGAGCCAGAAAGCACTCAAGGAGGCCCCTCGGAAAGCACGTGCTTCGGCTCGCGAACGGCTCGAGCAGTCCAAAGAAGCGAAGCGACCACGGGGCCCGGCTGCAAAACCGAAGGGAGGCGAGTCGCGTGGCGGTGGCTACCTCGGCATGACCACGTATCCCGTCCGGCTCCCCGCAAAGCTTGCCGACGAGCAGGACGCCGCCGGTGGTCTGATGGTCCTGGAAGTCCAACCTGACGGTCCCGCCGACGAGGCGGGCCTGCTGCTCGGCGACACGCTACTGACACTCGGCGACAGGCCAATGCGCAATCCCGGCGATCTCAAAAAGCTGCTGTCCCCTGACCGCGTTGGCCAGAGGTTGGAAGCAAAGGTGCTGCGCGCGGGCAAGACAAAGCACGTCACGGTCGAGGTCGGTGCCCCCTGACGTCCGCAGAGACCACCGCAGCGGCTGAGACCGCACCGTTCGACGCGACGCGTTACGACTCCACGGTCACGTTGAAGAAGCCGTACACGAAGACGTTCTTGTCGTTCGCGGGCGGATGCCCCGTGACGAAGAGCGTGAGCTCGAGCTCGTCGCCCAGGAGCGCGAGATCGACGTGGTCGGAGGTGTCGAGGTCCAGCATGGTCCTCCAGCCACCGCCGTACCCGTCGCTGTTGTCCATCTCGCCGATCTTCACCCTCTCGTCGCTTCCACGCCGTCCCGCGAAGACGGAGATGTGCTTCACGTAGTCGAAGCTCTTCTCGTCGTCGTCGTCGGCCGTGAAGGTCACCATGTGGAGCGTGGCGTGTTTGACATGGCCGCCGGCAATTCGCAGGGCGCGAACCTCGTCGTTGTCGAGCAGCTTCACGCGGGCGACCGACTCGGGCAGCGGGAGCTCGTGGTCGGTCCAGCTCCCGTCGGGCTGGCCGGAGACGATCATGTCGCCTTTGAACATGACCAGGGTGGAAAGCGTGGTGGTGGTCTTGGCCTCGCCGCATCCGGCGAGAAGAACGGCGAAGACGACCAGCAGTGCCATTCGCATGGTGAATCCTTTCGTTCGCGACATAGCGTTCGAAGTCGATTTCGGAACGTGTCCAGCCGGCCCCCCTGGATCACGCGGAGCTGGACAGCCAGGCGATCATCCCCCTTGAGAACCCCAGCTGTCAAATGAGCTCATACAGACTGCCCGCCAACCTCGCCGGCGCCGGGACCGGCCCCAGGGCCGTTCGGCGATGGCCCAGGCGGCCGGCCAAGATCGCTCCTAGCCGCCTCGCGATGTTCACTGCTATGCTTGCCGACGAATGGAGGTTCCTCTCGGACAAAGCATGATGGCCCGAAGAGTGGGCTGGGAGACGTGCCTCAGTGAAATCAGCGCTCTTGAACTGCATAGGTCTCGCCATTTTTGCCGTGGTGCTGGGAACGGGATGCCCCTCGTGCGACTGTCATGTCCCCTGCGGCGACACGCCACTCGTCATCGCACTCCCTGACGAAATGGAACCCGGCAGCTGGTCATTCGAGATCGACGTCGAGGACGGCAGGCGGTTCGTGTGTGAGGCAACCCTGCCCATGGTGCAGGAGTCCTCCGCCAGCTGTAGCGACCCCGAACTCGAGCTCAGCCTCCTCCCAGATGCGGTAGGCGTGGAGAGCGTGCCAACGTTCGAGTTCAAATTTCGGCCGGTGCGCGTGAAGATCGTCGCACTGCATGAGGGGCAGGTGGTGACGAAGAAGACCGTCTGGCCCGTCTACAAGACGGTCTACTCGCCCACCCCCACTTGCCCCGACGAGCAGTGTGCGCTCGAGCACCTGGATCTCTGAACGATCGCCTCCCTTCAATGCCCATCGCCTGACCCCCTGCTGAAGTTCGGCCGCGAGAGGATCATCGTGCGGGTCTTCTAGTACCCGCACGAGCGTTCGGCGATGGCCCTCGTGGCCGCCGAGAACGCTCCTGTCCGCCACTCGATGTTCAATAGCGCGCATCTGCTATGCTTGCCGAAAGATGGGGGTTCCTGTCGGACGCAGCATGATGGCCCGTAAGGTGGGCTAGGAGACATGACTCAGTGAAATCAGCGCTCCTGCACTGCATAGGTCTCGCCATTTTTACCGTGCTGCTTGGAACGGGATGCCCCTCGTGCGATTGTCATGTCCCCTGCTATGACACGCCACTCGTCATCACACTTCCAGACGAAATGGAGCCCGGCAGCTGGTCATTCGAACTCGATGTCGAGGACGGCAGGCAGTTCGTGTGTGAGGCAACCCTGCCCATGGAACAAGAGTCCTCGGGCAGCTGTAGCGACCCCGCTCTCGAGCTCGTCGCATTGACGGTAGGCGTGGAGAACGTGCCAACGTTCGAGTTCAAATTTCGGCCGGCGCGCGTGAGGATCGTCGCGCAGCATGAGGGGCAGGTGGTGGCGAAGAAGACCGTCTGGCCCGTCTACCAGGCGGTGAACCCGCGCAGTCCGGAATGCGCAGGCCAGGAATGCGCGCTCCTGCACCTGGAATTCTGAGCGATCCCCTTCTTCCCCGAGCCTCACGGCTCGAACAGATCGGGATACCGCCTCGGCTGAGACCGCAGGTACTGCTTCGGCGCTTTCACGGTGGCGCCGAAGTGGGCGGCGGCATGCCAGGGCCAGCGGGGGTCATAGAGGATCGTGCGGGCGAGGGCCACGAAGTCCGCGTCGCCGGTGCCGATGATCGCCTCCGCCTGCTCGAAGTCGGTGATCAGCCCGACCGCGACGGTGGGCAGGCTCGTCGCCGCCTTGACGGCGCGGGCGAGGGGGACCTGGTAGCTCGGCCCGACCGGGATGCGCTGGGCGGGCGTCAGGCCCCCGCTCGATACGTGGATCGCGGAGCAGCCGCGCCGCTCGAGGGCCTGGGCGAAGGCGATCGTTTGCTCGATATCCCAGCCACCCTCCGCCCAGTCGGTCGCCGATACACGCACGCTGACCGGGCGCTCGGCAGGGAACGCCGCGCGCACCGCGTCGAAGACCTCGAGGGGCAGGCGCATGCGGTTCTCGAGGCTTCCGCCGTACTCGTCGTTCCGTTGGTTGGAGATCGGCGACAGGAACTCGTGCAGGAGGTAACCGTGTGCGGCGTGGATCTGGAGGGCGTCGAAGCCGATCTGCGCGGCCCTCCGGGCGGCCTCGGCAAAGGACTTGCGAACCGCGGTGATCCCCCCGGCGTCGAGCGCGAGCGGCGGATGCTCGCCCTTCGCGAAGGGGACGGGCGAGGGCGCCACGGTCTGCCAACCCCGTCCCTCGCCCGGGCGGATCTGGCTTCCTCCCTCCCACGGCGCCCGGGTCGACGCCTTGCGGCCCGCGTGGGCGAGCTGGAGGCCGAGGGGCATGTCCGAATGGCGGCGGACGGCGCCGATCACACGGGCGAGCGCCTCCTCCGTCTCGTCCGACCACAGGCCGAGATCGTCGGGGGAGATCCGGCCCTCGGGAGTCACCGCGGTCGCCTCGAGCATGAGCAAGGCCGCGCCGGAGAGCGCGAGGTTTCCGAGGTGGATGACGTGCCAGTCGGTAGCTCGCCCCTCGTCGGCCGAGTATTGGCACATGGGCGCGATCACGATGCGGTTGCGCAGCTCGAGCGATCCCACACGGAGCGGGGTGAAGAGGGCGCTCGGTTTCATCTCCGTTCCTCGGTTCGATCGTCGCTCACGTAGGGAGAATCTACGGGGGCGAGGCGCGACGATGCACGCCGCGGCTCTCCAACTTCGAAGCGGTCGCCACGCTCGCCGGGTCGCTTGGTCGAGACAGCACGCCAACGCTGGCGTACCGTCGCCCCATGGCGACCAACTCCGGAAACTCCTCCTTCATTGAAAACCTCCGAATCACGCGGTTCGGCGTCCTCCTGGCATCGCTGGCGATCTTCCTCGGGTTCGCTCTGGGCGGCGCGTTCGGGGGATGGAGGACCAGATCGTCGAGAGCTTGCGGGCGAGCGCGGACGCGGTCCGCGATACGGTCTACCGGGGCGACGAGGCGAAGGTCCAGGCGGTGGTCTCGAAGAGCTGGACGTACTTCAAGAGGGCGCACATGCATGGCGGCGGGATCGGGACGGCGACCCTCGCGCTGCTGCTCCTTGTCGCAGCCTTGCGTCGCCCCTCGCCAGCGGCGCGGGCGCTCGTGGGCTGGGCGCTCGGTCTGGGCGCGGTGGGCTATCCGGCATACTGGCTGATCGGCGGGATGCTCGCGCCCGGGCTCGGAGGCACGGCGCAGGCGAAGGAGGCGCTCTGGATCCTGGCGTTCCCGTCGGCGGGCATTCTCCTCCTCGGCGTACTGGGCGTCCTCGTCCTGGCGACGATCGAGTTCTTCGTGGCGCCCAAGCCCTCCGGCGCCGATCAGAGCTTGAGGAGCCAGCCGACGGACAATCGCGCGACTGGCGCGTAGTAGCCCAGCTTGTCGAACATTGCGCCCCCTCGCAGTCGGATGTGGAAACCGGATTCGGCGCCGTATCCGTAGCCCAGGGTCGCCTCGCCGTATCCGTTCACGTCCTCCTCGTCGTTGACCCACAGCTCATTGTTCGGGTTCTTCATGAACGACAAACCCAGGAGAATCGCGTGGGTTGGAGCGTAGAAGCCGGGCTTCGCGAGAGGTACGAAGGCCACGATTCCGCCGCCGACCAAGCCGTCGCCTGCCCCGACCAACCCGGCCCTGGCAGCGAGGTAGGCGTACTCGTGTATTCGGAGATTGGCCTCCACGTGGGCCCACTCGTTGAAGCCGGCTCCCGCGTACAGCTCGATGGGGAGTGTCGGCACGCCCTCGGCGTTCGCAAGCCGAGGAGCGATCAGGCAGAGGCCGAGCAGGACTGCAACCGAGGCGCGTTTCATTTCGTCTTTACCCTCAACGAGCTACGACAATCAGTGGACTGGCCGCGCAGGCTCGAAGCGCGATCCGAATGGATCACATGCTGAGCCAGATCAACTGCAGTCCCGCCTGCGATGCCGTCGGTACGAAGGACTTCCCCGCGTAGTCGAGCTTCGATCCGATGGCGTGGGAGGCCTCGAGTCGAAGGCCGAAGCTGGACTCGTCGAGTGTGAGGAAGATCAGCGTGAGGCCGGCGACGCCGCGGAGCCCGACGCTCGCGCTCTCCGACTCGAAGCGCGGCGTGTCCTCGCCGTCTGCGGTGATCGAATAGCTGCTCCAAAACGGCCCCACGCCGGCGTGGACCGCCAGCTCGTCGCTGAGGGCGAGCGATCCGCGGACGTCGAAGAACCAGCCGCTCTGAGACGCGATCTCGCCGTCCCTATCGCCCTTCGAATTGGAATATCCAACGCCGAGGCCCAGCGCATAGCCGTCGTCGAATCCCACCATCGCCTGGGTGTACACGCTGCCGCCCATTGCGACCTTGGCAGAGCCTTCCGGGTGCTCGACGATCGAGGGCCCAAGGTTCGCGCCCAGCACGAGCCCGAAGCGGTTCTCCCGATTCTCCCTGCTGGTCTCGATCGTCACCCAGTCGCCTTTTCTGTCGACGATGCGATCGACGTCGTGATCGCCCGAGCGCAGGGCCTCGGCGCCCACTCGGGCCATGCCGGTGATGCATCCGGTGGAGGACAGCCAAACGGCGACGGCAGCGGCGACGACGCGAGTCATGGGGGCTTCTCGGTGGTGATGGTGACTTGCACCCTATCAAACACCGCGGAGGGGGCACCGATAAACGCATCGAGCGAGGAGGCCGGAAGCGCCGGCCTCCTCGGTTTCGAATCATCCGGAGGGAGGGGACATCTCCTCCCTCCGTGGGGCCTGGGTTACGGCGCTTCGCGGACCCAGATGTAGTAGGGATCCAGCGTTCCTCCGCCCAACGCCCCTAGCTGCAGCCGGTAGGTGCCCGACTTGCTTGCTGTAAACATGGTCCGCGAGCACGTTCCGATGCCGTGGTGGTCGTCGCTCTCCACCAGCTCAAAGGTGGGCCAATCGTAGACCAGGATGCCGGTCGTGGTCGTCGTCCCGTTCCCGAGGGTGCACTCGAAGGGAGCTCCTACGAAGGTCTCGACGGAATAGGTTCTGCCCGCCACCGCTTCGAACGAGTAGAAGCCCCAGAAACCAGCATATTGAATCATGCTCCCCACGTTGATCTGGAAGCCTGGGTAGAGCAAGTCGTTTCCCGGAGGCGTAGGGATGATCTCGACGTTGCCGCAGAAGCCCAGGTCGCAATACTCGGGATCGCCATTGTCGCATCGGCCCAATGGATGGATGAGGCCGTCGTCACACGGAGCGTGAGTGTCGACCTGGAGGCTGTAGGGGCCGGTGATGGGATCGTCGGAGCTGACGACGATGTCCAGAACTTCGTTCGGCTGGATGAGGAAGCCGTCGATCTCCGCGTGCATTCCGAAGCCCTGCTTGCCGCGGACGCACATGCTGGCGTTGAGCGGGTCGAAGGGCATTCGGTAGATGAAGACGTACGGATCCTTCACGAACGTGCCGTAGGCACGAATCGTCTGGGGGCTGCCGGTCTCGTTGATGACCCGTTGCGAGACGTAGAACTGGCCGGCGCGAGAGTACGGTCCGCAGTCGTCCCGCACCCGGGTCCAGGAACGCTCGCCGAGCTCGCCCTCGAAGACGATAACGCCGCCCTGGGGCGCGATGGGCGTTGCTCCCCAGGGGTTGGTGGTGCCGCCCGTGCCGCCCGTGCCGCCCGTGCCACCCGTGCCACCCGTGCCACCCGTGCCACCCGTGCCGCCCGTGCCGCCCGTGCCGCCCGTGCCGCCCGTGCCACCCGTGCCACCCGTGCCGCCCGTGCCGCCCGTGCCGCCCGTGCCACCCGTGCCACCCGTGCCACCCGTGCCGCCCGTGCCACCAGTGCCACCAGTGCCACCCGTGCCACCCGTGCCACCCGTGCCACCCGTGCCACCCGTGCCACCCGTGCCACCCGTGCCACCCGTGCCGCCCGTGCCGCCCGTGCCGCCCGTGCCGCCCGTGCCACCCGTGCCGCCCGTTCCGACATCGCCACCGGTTCCGCCGGTGCCGACATCGCCACCGGTTCCACCAGTGCCGACATCGCCACCGGTTCCGCCTGTACCGTCATCGCCACCGGTTCCGCCCGTACCGTCATGGCCGCCGGTTCCGCCCGTACCGTCATCGCCGCCGGTACCGCCCGTACCGTCCTCGCCGCCGGTTCCACCGGTGCCGACATTGCCTCCGGTTCCCCCGGTGCCGTCATCACCACCGGTTCCGCCGGAGCCAGCATCGCCCCCGCTGCCACCCGCTCCGACCGGACGGCCACCGGTACCACCCGTACCGACCTGGCTGCCTCCGCTACCCCCGGAGCCACCGTTTTCCTCGGAGGACGAATCATCCGATGCAGGTCCGCAGCCGGCCGCGACTGAAACGGCCGCGACGAGAATGAGTGCTCGCAACTTCCACAACATCTTGATTCTCCGATCTTTGTGAAAGATTGATCTCTACCTGACGGTAGAGACCGATCGACGTACAAGCTGAGGCGTCAATCATATTGGAGCACGAAACACTTGGCGTGTCGAACCTCGCGACCCTTTGATACTGAACAGTAGCTCTGCCGGCCTGCGTCACGCCCCGTGCGGATCCAATCGACACCCGAGCCTCGCGACTGCGGGCACACCGAGGCCGTTGGAGGCGAGTTGCCGCCGTAAATGCGGGAATTGGAGGGGGAATTGCGGGCGGGAGGCGTCAGGGTGAAGCTCTCCCGCCCCGTTCTTACAGAGGGCAGGCGCGATACTGGATCACGACCTCGGCGCCTTCGGGCGGCCCCCGTCCGAAGATGAACTCCACGAGGTTGCGGACGTCGCCGTAGCCCCAATTCCGCTCACCTTCCGTGAAGGGCCGCACGAGGACGCCGCTCACGTGGATCTCTAGCTGCTCGTCAATGGATCCTTCGCGAATACGGGCCGGCCAGTGCGAGAGCTCGAAGACCCGCTGCCCGTCGGCAGCATGGAAGACATCGCGGATCGACGTCGCTTCGCCTGCGTGGCCGACCAGCCGCACCTCGAAGGCGGGCATCCCGTCCACGCGGATTCGCAGTCGTCCGGTGGTCTCGCCAGCCTGGAGCGGCGAGAAGAGCACCGGGAAGCGCAGCTCTCCGCCTGCCGGCACGCCGCGGGGCAGCTCGGGCACCGCGCCGCGCGAGAACGCAGCGTTGTCTCCCGTGTCCGCCTCCATCACTCGAACCTCGCGCTCGCAGTGATTGTGCAGGACGATCGCACCTTCGGCGGTGCCGCAGCCGGGCGCCGCTACCTCCAGGACCAGGCGCGCCGGCTCGAGGGTCACGCAGGAGTCGCTCGGCTCCGTGTGCGCGTATGCCTCGAAGCGGAACCCGCGCTCGAACGTCTCACCGTTCGCCAGGAGTCGCACCGTGGGCTCGACGACGATGGCCTCCGCCGGCTCGAAGGTGAGCCGCAGGAGCAGCTCGGCTCCCGCCGCGAGGACCCGGTCCTCCACCGGCGCCAGGCGGACAACATCGCGTCCCCTCTCGAGCGAGACGTTGGTCACCGCGCAGGGTTCGGATCCCAGGTTCGTCAGGTGGATCTCGTAGGATCGGCTCGTCCCGGCCTCGATGGGGTCGTACGAGCGGGTATCGGGGCGGATGCCCAGGGTGCAGGAGGAGGGCGTTCCATCCTCGCTGCCGTCCGACCGCTGGTGGCCGGGATCGGACGAGTCGTCGTTTGGAGCGGTACCCCCGCAGCCGACCGAGAGGATCAGCGCGAGGGTCGAGATCAACGAAGCGTGCTTCATCTGAGACTCCGTGTACTGCAATGGCGTTAGGGCAACCGGGGAGCGAAATTCTGCTCCTCGTCGCCTCGGCTCGTCAAAGGGGCCCCATGTGGGGGCGACAGGACCTCAGCCGGGGAGCATTGGCGGTTGGTAGGCGCGTCTCCTACCCAAGGAGCGCCCGGGTCGCCCTCCGCTGCGGCGATCCTCTCTTCGCGCCGGGCCTGACGTTGGCTATTCTCCCGCCGATCGCCCGCGACGTGGGCGGCCAGTGCGGGGCGATACCCCGCCGTCGAGGGAGAATCATCCATGAAAAATTGGTTTGGCATCGGCATCGCGCTTCTCGCTTTCGTCGTGACGGCCTCCGCATGCGGAGGCGGCAATGGCGATAGCGGGAAGGAGGCATCGTCGTCCGGCTGCGCGGAGCTGTGCGACCATATGGCCTCGTGCGCGGAAGAAGGCAGCGACATCGTGCGCGCCGGCTGTTCGGGAGCCTGCTCGATCGGCGTCTACACGAAGGAGCAGATTGCCTGCGCTACGCGCGCGGCTTGCACCGATGTCTCGAGCTGCTTCCCGCAGGCATCGGAGGAGTAGCGCCCCCTTGGGTCGAGC
The Vulgatibacter incomptus DNA segment above includes these coding regions:
- a CDS encoding PDZ domain-containing protein, with the protein product MYELLSRVIPVVGEGGSIPLRSVAETIAGEKIGNSVKDALDARGKISFEPGKAGKAKFENTGKAMTLGLKTFKLKVPERLSGWAEVLDDDQGVVLHFDKDHTLSACKGPVCADVEAIELTKKRIFVDLEGKAFDRSFDLEAKEGEREAKASREEEEEEEEEEEEEEEPASREEDRPTRDAKVAARKDRRVEASARKDEKPTGGANAALRSAVHDAWSNIQSGVGQTLQSAAESQWAAKQAAHKAARDAKTNVQSGVGQTRKSAAESQKALKEAPRKARASARERLEQSKEAKRPRGPAAKPKGGESRGGGYLGMTTYPVRLPAKLADEQDAAGGLMVLEVQPDGPADEAGLLLGDTLLTLGDRPMRNPGDLKKLLSPDRVGQRLEAKVLRAGKTKHVTVEVGAP
- a CDS encoding NADH:flavin oxidoreductase/NADH oxidase, with protein sequence MKPSALFTPLRVGSLELRNRIVIAPMCQYSADEGRATDWHVIHLGNLALSGAALLMLEATAVTPEGRISPDDLGLWSDETEEALARVIGAVRRHSDMPLGLQLAHAGRKASTRAPWEGGSQIRPGEGRGWQTVAPSPVPFAKGEHPPLALDAGGITAVRKSFAEAARRAAQIGFDALQIHAAHGYLLHEFLSPISNQRNDEYGGSLENRMRLPLEVFDAVRAAFPAERPVSVRVSATDWAEGGWDIEQTIAFAQALERRGCSAIHVSSGGLTPAQRIPVGPSYQVPLARAVKAATSLPTVAVGLITDFEQAEAIIGTGDADFVALARTILYDPRWPWHAAAHFGATVKAPKQYLRSQPRRYPDLFEP